The following are encoded together in the Tamandua tetradactyla isolate mTamTet1 chromosome 14, mTamTet1.pri, whole genome shotgun sequence genome:
- the LOC143656484 gene encoding olfactory receptor 11G2-like, translated as MNASGREPTNSVSHFILLGFPSSPEMQFLFFGLFSVTYTLTLMGNAAIACAVRWDRRLHTPMYILLGNFSFLEMCYVSTTVPNMLANFLSTSKSISFVGCFTQFYFFFSFGCDEGFYLCIMAFDRYLAICRPLHYPRIMTKELYTGLVIFGWSCGFILFLTPVVLISQLPYCGPNVINHFMCDPVPLMMLSCSEDTTTQFIYSTFNAIFMTGTFLFILCSYALVILTVLQMPSAASKHKAFSTCASHLAVVVLFFGSIMVMYVSPGSEHPAKMQKIVTLFYSVITPLCNPLIYSLRNKEMKAALSKVFKSERLAHKT; from the coding sequence ATGAATGCATCCGGAAGAGAACCTACTAACTCTGTTAGCCACTTTATACTCCTGGGCTTTCCCTCAAGCCCAGAAATGCAGTTCCTCTTCTTCGGACTCTTCTCAGTAACCTACACTCTGACTCTGATGGGAAACGCAGCCATAGCCTGTGCTGTGCGGTGGGACCGGCgccttcacacccccatgtacatCCTCCTGGGGAATTTCTCTTTCCTGGAAATGTGTTATGTCTCCACGACTGTCCCTAACATGTTGGCCAACTTCCTCTCCACAAGCAAGTCCATCTCCTTTGTGGGTTGTTTCACacagttctatttcttcttctcttttgggTGTGATGAGGGCTTCTACCTTTGCATCATGGCCTTTGACAGGTACCTGGCCATCTGCCGTCCCCTGCATTATCCACGCATCATGACTAAAGAGCTGTACACTGGCCTCGTCATCTTCGGATGGTCATGTGGGTTCATCCTCTTCCTAACTCCAGTTGTTCTCATTTCACAATTACCTTATTGTGGCCCAAATGTTATCAATCATTTCATGTGTGATCCTGTCCCTTTGATGATGCTGTCCTGTTCTGAAGATACAACCACACAATTCATTTATTCTACTTTCAATGCTATCTTCATGACTGGtacttttctctttatcctttgcTCCTACGCTCTGGTGATTCTGACTGTGCTTCAGATGCCCTCAGCTGCAAGCAAACACAAGGCTTTCTCCACTTGTGCTTCTCATCTGGCTGTGGTGGTCCTGTTTTTTGGTTCTATTATGGTGATGTATGTTAGCCCTGGTTCAGAACACCcagcaaaaatgcaaaaaattgtGACCTTGTTTTATTCTGTAATAACTCCTCTCTGTAATCCTCTTATTTATAGCCTCAGGAACAAGGAAATGAAGGCTGCTTTAAGCAAAGTCTTTAAGTCTGAAAGACTTGctcataaaacataa